A region of the Acidobacteriota bacterium genome:
CTACGGGCGGGCGCGCCTCGTGCTCTGGGAGACGCTGCGCGAACTCGGCGAGCACGACGCGGCCCTCGAGGCCGCGCGCGCCGTGCCGGTCGAGGGCCCGCTCGCGCGGCGGGCGCGATTCGCCCAGGCACTCTCGCAGCTCGACCTCCAGCGCCACGACGACGCGTTCGAGACGTTGAAGAGTCTGCTCGACGAGGAACCGTCGGGGCCGGTCCTCAACAACCTGGGCGTCGTGCAGATTCGGCGCGGATCGACCGCCCACACCGGGACGCCGGCCTACTACTTCACCCGGGCGACCGAGACCGATCCCGACGACCCGGCGTACTACTTCAACCTGGGGTACGCGTACTGGCTGGCGAACGATCCGCCGGCGGCGGTCTACTGGCTGCGCGAGGCCGTCAGACGACAGCCGTCCGACGCCGATGCGCACTTCGTGCTGGGGCAGGCGCTGACCGCGCTCGGCGCGTCGGCCGAAGCCACCCGCGAGCTGGATCTGGCCCGACGACTCTCCGCACGCTACGAACGGGTGACGACCCCTGACGTGCCCCGGGGGCTCGAACGTCCGAGCGACGATCTCGACGCCTGGCAGCCCCTGAGATTCGAGGCGAGCGTCACCCGGTCGCTCCAGCAAGACCGGCGCGAGCTCTCCGCGTTCCATCTGGATCGCGGGCGCCGCCTGTTCGACGGGCAGAAGGACAGCGAGGCGCTCGGCGAACTGCGGCGGGCGCTCTACCTGTCGCCGTACCTGGCGGAGGCCCACGTGCTGCTCGGACGGATCCTGCTGCGAACGGGGCGGACCGACGCGGCGATCGACGCCCTGCGCATCGCGCTCTGGAGCGAGGAGAGCGCTGCCGCCCACCTCGCGCTCGCCGAGGCATGGCTCGACGCGGGCGATCCCGCCGAGGCGCGCGCGGCCGTCGAGCGCGCGCTGGTCCTCGAGCCCGATCTCGCCGGCGCGAAGGCCCTGCTCGAACGGCTCGGGGGCAGTTCGGTGCGTTGACACCCGCGCGTGTCCGGCATACCGTACCGGTAGGCACTTCCGGGTCGACTCGCCATGCGAACGAAGATACATTGCTGCGTCGTGCTCGCCGCGGGGCTCTGGGCCGTGCTCTCGGCTGCGGCCCTCGCGACCGACCCGGTCGACGATCCGGCCCCGGCGGCGCCCCGCGTGCTGTCGGCCGAAGTCGACAGCATCATCCACCCCGTGTCGGCCGAGTTCATGATCGCGACCATGGAGCGGGCCGACACCGAGGAGGCCTCCCTCGTCGTCTTCACGCTGCGCACGCCCGGCGGACTCGTCGACTCGACGCGCGACATCGTGACCCGGATGATCGGCGCGAAGACG
Encoded here:
- a CDS encoding tetratricopeptide repeat protein; protein product: MTAARGWAPVAVGALVLSAALACQAIDAGAEVAGPGRVLVVPFEADASSGRTFWLGEGAALLVGDELRALGVATVSRRHRVRALEELSLPAAAPLSRATAIRVGQTLGVDALVLGGVELDDRVVTLRARVLAIDAGRLMAELTESGEVAELDEVCRRLARRLGDTAGDLLARGAPSAASPPVPLEALEAYVKALLTPTPAPRRQLLEAALSRHPAYGRARLVLWETLRELGEHDAALEAARAVPVEGPLARRARFAQALSQLDLQRHDDAFETLKSLLDEEPSGPVLNNLGVVQIRRGSTAHTGTPAYYFTRATETDPDDPAYYFNLGYAYWLANDPPAAVYWLREAVRRQPSDADAHFVLGQALTALGASAEATRELDLARRLSARYERVTTPDVPRGLERPSDDLDAWQPLRFEASVTRSLQQDRRELSAFHLDRGRRLFDGQKDSEALGELRRALYLSPYLAEAHVLLGRILLRTGRTDAAIDALRIALWSEESAAAHLALAEAWLDAGDPAEARAAVERALVLEPDLAGAKALLERLGGSSVR